One stretch of Pseudomonas sp. NC02 DNA includes these proteins:
- a CDS encoding undecaprenyl-diphosphate phosphatase: MDLWTAVQALILGVVEGLTEFLPISSTGHQIIVADLINFGGERFEAFNIIIQLGAILAVVWEFRRKILDVVIGLPTQRNAQRFTVNLIIAVLPAVVLGVIFADLIKHYLFNPITVAAALVVGGVIMLWAERRQHEVHAETVDDITWKDAIKVGFAQCLAMIPGTSRSGATIIGGLLFGLSRKTATEFSFFLAMPTMVGAAVYSGYKYRHLFQPDDLPVFAIGFVTSFIFAMIAVKALLKFIASHSYAAFAWYRIAFGLVILATWQFGWIDWSAVKP; the protein is encoded by the coding sequence ATGGATCTTTGGACCGCCGTACAGGCACTGATACTCGGCGTTGTAGAGGGGCTGACGGAGTTTTTGCCGATCTCCAGTACCGGGCACCAGATTATCGTGGCCGACTTGATCAACTTCGGTGGCGAACGCTTTGAAGCGTTCAATATCATCATTCAGCTGGGCGCGATCCTGGCGGTGGTGTGGGAGTTTCGACGCAAGATCCTCGACGTGGTCATTGGCTTGCCGACCCAGCGCAATGCCCAGCGTTTCACCGTCAACCTGATCATTGCCGTATTGCCGGCGGTGGTGCTGGGGGTGATTTTCGCCGACCTGATCAAACACTACCTGTTCAACCCGATCACCGTTGCGGCGGCGTTGGTGGTGGGCGGCGTCATCATGTTGTGGGCCGAGCGCCGCCAGCATGAAGTGCACGCCGAAACCGTCGACGACATCACCTGGAAGGACGCGATCAAAGTCGGCTTTGCCCAGTGCCTGGCGATGATCCCGGGCACCTCGCGCTCGGGCGCTACCATCATTGGCGGCCTGTTGTTCGGCCTGTCACGCAAGACCGCCACCGAGTTCTCGTTCTTCCTGGCGATGCCGACCATGGTCGGCGCAGCGGTGTATTCGGGCTACAAATACCGTCACCTGTTCCAGCCGGATGACCTGCCGGTGTTTGCCATCGGCTTTGTCACCTCGTTCATCTTCGCGATGATCGCGGTCAAGGCGCTGCTCAAGTTCATCGCCAGCCACAGCTACGCGGCGTTCGCCTGGTACCGGATCGCCTTCGGCCTGGTGATCCTGGCCACCTGGCAGTTCGGCTGGATCGACTGGTCGGCCGTCAAGCCATGA
- a CDS encoding methyl-accepting chemotaxis protein encodes MNSLRNMSISRRLWLILIVAVLMLLTLGLLMLKQIHDDLYQAKSEQTQRVVQTASGILTYYHSLETSGVLTREAAQKQALSAVRGLRYGKDDYFWINDLTPVMIMHAANPKLDGQNLSAIRDPDGFAVFNEFVILAKAKGAGMVNYRWPKPGADAPVAKTSYIQLFEPWGWIIGSGVYVDDVQGEFRGQVWKASVVGLVIALIMALLVVLIARSIVRPLQQAVNAMANIASGESDLTRTLDTHGQDEVTQLSRHFNSFTAKLRQVVGQLQTCANALGQSSTELGSNASDAHDRSQQQSQQMELVATAINEVTYGVQDVAKNAEHAASEMRDAQVQAEQGQLNIDGSLQRIDQLSGTISQAVEVIRTLSTESTQIGGVLEVIRSIADQTNLLALNAAIEAARAGEQGRGFAVVADEVRLLAQRTQKSTAEIQAMIERLQGHSEAAVKVISDSHQASQLTIEQAGQAGASLTAIGQALRNLNGLNASIASATLQQAHVVEDINQNVTQAAGLSHSTALAAQQSSVASAHLKGLSEQLDSLLRQFKV; translated from the coding sequence ATGAACAGTTTGCGCAATATGTCTATCAGCCGGCGCCTCTGGCTGATCCTGATCGTCGCCGTGCTGATGCTGCTAACCCTCGGCCTGCTTATGCTCAAGCAGATTCATGACGACCTGTACCAGGCCAAGAGTGAGCAGACCCAGCGCGTGGTGCAAACCGCCAGCGGGATCCTGACTTATTATCACAGCCTCGAAACCAGCGGCGTCCTGACCCGTGAAGCGGCGCAGAAGCAAGCCTTGAGCGCAGTACGTGGCTTGCGCTACGGAAAGGACGACTACTTCTGGATCAACGACCTCACGCCCGTGATGATCATGCACGCGGCCAACCCCAAGCTCGACGGCCAGAACCTGTCGGCCATCCGTGACCCGGACGGCTTTGCAGTGTTCAACGAGTTCGTGATCCTGGCCAAGGCCAAGGGCGCCGGGATGGTGAATTACCGCTGGCCCAAACCCGGCGCCGATGCGCCGGTGGCCAAGACCTCCTATATACAGCTGTTCGAACCCTGGGGCTGGATCATCGGTTCCGGCGTGTATGTCGATGACGTGCAAGGCGAGTTCCGCGGCCAGGTGTGGAAAGCCTCGGTGGTTGGCCTGGTGATCGCGCTGATCATGGCCCTGCTGGTGGTGCTGATCGCCCGCAGCATCGTGCGCCCGTTGCAGCAGGCAGTGAATGCGATGGCCAATATCGCCAGTGGCGAAAGCGACCTGACCCGCACCCTCGACACCCATGGCCAGGATGAAGTCACTCAATTGTCGCGGCACTTCAACAGCTTTACCGCCAAGCTGCGGCAGGTGGTAGGCCAGTTGCAGACCTGCGCCAACGCCTTGGGCCAGTCGTCCACCGAGCTGGGCAGCAACGCCAGCGATGCCCATGACCGCAGCCAGCAGCAATCGCAGCAGATGGAACTGGTGGCGACGGCGATCAATGAAGTCACCTATGGCGTACAGGACGTGGCCAAAAATGCCGAGCATGCCGCCAGCGAAATGCGCGATGCCCAGGTGCAGGCCGAACAGGGCCAGCTCAATATCGATGGCAGCCTGCAACGGATCGACCAGCTCTCCGGCACCATCAGCCAGGCCGTGGAGGTGATCCGGACGCTGTCGACTGAAAGCACGCAGATTGGCGGCGTGCTGGAAGTGATCCGCTCGATTGCCGACCAGACCAACTTGCTGGCCCTCAACGCCGCCATCGAAGCGGCCCGCGCCGGGGAGCAAGGCCGTGGTTTTGCGGTGGTGGCCGACGAAGTACGGCTGCTGGCCCAGCGCACGCAAAAATCCACGGCAGAGATCCAGGCGATGATCGAGCGCCTGCAAGGCCATTCGGAGGCAGCGGTCAAGGTCATCAGCGACAGCCACCAGGCCTCGCAACTGACTATCGAACAAGCAGGCCAGGCGGGAGCGAGCCTGACTGCCATCGGCCAGGCGCTGCGTAATCTCAACGGGCTGAACGCCTCGATTGCCAGTGCCACGTTGCAGCAGGCGCATGTGGTGGAAGACATCAACCAGAACGTCACCCAGGCAGCCGGCTTGTCCCACAGCACGGCACTGGCGGCGCAGCAGTCCAGCGTCGCGAGTGCGCACTTGAAAGGCCTGAGCGAACAACTCGACAGCCTTCTGCGCCAATTCAAGGTCTGA